Genomic DNA from Coffea arabica cultivar ET-39 chromosome 7e, Coffea Arabica ET-39 HiFi, whole genome shotgun sequence:
aaggCGATTTCTTGATTTGCGGAAATGATTACACTTATTGAAATTTACAATAATAAATCATACATTAATTAATCTTTGTAGATTTATTAGATGAAGTGTTCAACGAGAGTGACAATTAAGTGCAACAATATATAGGCCGGCATAGATTTCTCTAGTTGTGTTAGCCTTTCTATGCCAAATCTCCTTTTTTAACCTCAAGAACAGTAAAAGACCAATCTCAAAAGAGATAGAACAAAACACGTTGGTGTGATTTAGAGCGGCTCAAATACGAGCTCAACTCAAGTTGGGTCAATATCGAGCTCGAAGTTAAAAACATTAAACTCGTTAGACTCGCGAgttcgattatatatatatatatttattttttattattttaatggtaaaattacatatatatctctaatattttattatttgtttaaaaaattattattttattcattttaaaaataaaataattatttttatgttttaaaataaaataattattattattttattttttaagctcgagaTCGAGCTTGACACTTTgagctcgaattcgagtttGCAGGTTCGGCTCGATTaggccaaaactcgactcgactcgatttgTTTGCACCTGTGATTTGAACTAGCCTCTTTAGAACCTAGATACTGTGCAAAGGGGCGTAAATTTTCTCAATTACCAATTGATAAGCAACAGTATACAACCAGTGTGTGAAATATATAGGCATCTGGTTTCATGCAAGTTTTCAACAGTCAATCAGATTAAACTGGCGAGTTTAACTCTAACTTCCTGTCACCAACCAGGACTTCGGGTATAATACAATGGAATGGttgttataaataaaaaaaatcactacTCTGACAATCAAACAATTCTGTTTAGAGGGATTCTTTCATTTTGTCGAGCAACTCGGTCTGCAGGAGATATCCTCTGTGGCATTGTCATGCCGCCAGAAACGATGATTTCTGCATTTGGTATCCAAATGTGAGAAATGAAGCAAAACAGTTgcaaagaaaaaagtaaaatgCATGCAGGTGTAAAATCAAGGCCGTAGTCATTTCTTAATGAGCAATTTCCAGCGCACTAATTTAGCCAAAAATGGTACGTTGTTTGGGATTCATGGAAAGGACAACTGAGCAGAGTATAGAAGTAGATTATACACAAGCTTCTGTACTGATAAAGTTGCACAGTATATAGATGGTTCTCAAGTTGAGAGACCAGAAGGCAAACCATATATACAACTCACGCAGCACAAGGCAATCATAACAAAGCTCATCAGATCTAGAGCAGAACAGTCCATGTATGAAGGGTAGGATACAGATAGATGGGGTTCGGGCAATGAGGTGCACCAGCCATCAAAAAGATTTGAAAGTGGCTTTTCACCAGTTAAAAAGCTGTATTTTTTAATCTCTCTTTAGAAAATTAAATACCAAGATTATCCGGCCAAAATATGAGAATTGCGCATGCACCCTACAGTTTGGATAATCAGGTCATATTTTCAGCACTGTGATGATCTCACAAACCCAAGAGCGAGTCAGAACAAAAGCAATTCAAGAAATACCTTATCTAATAAATCACTGAACATTCACAAACAGCGTGACAAATACACTATATCCAAGCACAATGTATTgttaacatgtaaacaacataccTATGCCTTCACGAATTGACAAATTTGGCCTTATGACATCCTTAGAGTTGACTAACAATATGTCACCAAGATACAAGTGGTTTGTTGGAACAAATACGCTACACAATTCTTCATCTCCATCATCTCTCTGTATCAAAAAGAACTTATAAAACCATTTGAAGACAGCTATTAATAGAACTAGCAGGGAAGTATAGAAGAAGTTCATACTGAAAAATTATCAAGCAAAAGCAGGTACTTCAGTCGAAGTCCAAAGATTGGCAAAGATTTACGTACACAAAAACTCGAGCGTTGATCTTTTCAAAGTTAATCATGTTTAAAATAGTATATTAATGTGAGAACTGTtattaaaaatgcaaaaaaactcaaaacttttactagtgattagaagttaaaatgCATGAAGCAAGATATGTGTGTAAAAACGTCCATCTttacttcttgaatttggtcaattttgaacaaGTCTGGACTTAATTCAACAATCCACTAAGAACCAAGTGGCTTGGAAATAAAAGCAAACTTACTAAGtgtagaaaaaacaaaaaaccagTAATTAACAAACCAAGTACCTGAAGGAGGACTGTGGAAGTGATAAATCCAAAGGCATATTCACCAACACGTGGGTGACGGATAATAGCAACTTCTTTAAATGCAGTTGTGTTTTGGTCTGAAACAGAATATCCAGACAGAAGGTCAGCTTAATGGACTCTTGGAGATGACAATTCTGAAAAACAAAGTATATGAAGTGGTAACACATGAGCATGACGCCGTCTTCTGACCTCAAGAAAACAGTTGTCTGTTAAATCTCATGTTTATGATAGTTTGGGTTTGGTGACAGCATTGTATTTGTGCAGTAGCTTTATTAAGCTCTAAGTAGATTTGCGTGGCATACCCAGACTCCGGAGTATCATTACCAATTAAGACCACCACTTCTATTTCGGCTAAGAAAGAGTGTAATAAGATCCGGACCATATAGTCGACCATCAAAGAATGAATAGTCCATGGAGACTGAGAAAATATTTGCAGGTGAATATTAGCATATGAAACTTTTATGTCCATGCAGAGATTAAAGTTGTTCCTATATTCTGGAGAATTTGGTCAAAGTTGTTTAAACTTATTTTAATCAACTACATAACCTACATGAAGCAAAGATTCAACAAAACTATCATAATCAACTCAATGTGTCAATATCTTTGTCTCTAAAATAAAAGCCGAGGCTAATCAAGATCGTGCATAAGATTTGAAAGTTACAAAGAAAAGCATGGACTTCTGATAAAACTTTGATTCTTTAATAAATACATCGACATAGACATCCAACACGTGTATATCCCAAAAATAATGAAACATGCCACCCACTATAATGCAAACATATTTAGGTAAGAAAAAATTATCCTTGCCAGGAGAAATAGCAGCACTGATTTGCTTGGAGGCTGAGTAAATATGTTTCACAAAAGGCATTCGCTTGATAATCCATTCTCCAATCCAGAAAACTGTGGCACCCAGCCATGATGATACAAAAACGCCAACAAGGAAGACAAAAACTAAGGATGTGACAAATCCAAGTCCTGCATCATGAAGAACTGCATAAAGGACAAAGAAACAGACACATACAAACATACTaatagaaagagaaaaaaaataaagactaGGTTCTGCAAAAATAGTTAGATACCTAACAataattggtcaaacaatttaTGGACTTTGCTAGGGAAAATGTCCATATTGCTGTCAAATTAGTAATAAAAATGCAAATATCTTATGATAGGGAACATAAATAAGTCCTGCGTGTGCCTGAAACTATGTTTATTACCCCACAAAAGACATATTTATCTGAAGCATTAGGCTTTGAGATCCCAAAGAAATTTCTCTAATAGGATGACAATTGACTCGTACAATAAATTTAGAGAGGCAATCCAACAGAGTTAAATATTTGTAGAATCCTAGGTTGATAATAGGACTTCTtgaaaaccaaatatcaaaatatTGCTCCCGTCATTAAAATGAAGGGCCCAAATACCTATAATGTCAGGCAGGTGAGCTGAAGAGGATATGACTAGTAATTAAGTCAATCGACTCCAACTTCATATAGCAAATAAGACACTAAACCAGTTGAGCTTAACTGGTTGGATGACCAATACTAGGTACTATTGAATTTTTCATTTAAGTCAAGAAGCTGGGAACAAGTTTTTACAGTTTTTGGCATTCTTGAAGTTCAATACACGGAAATAAATCAGTTAACCTTGACTAACTTTTGATTTCCTTATATCAAGAGCAAAAACTTCAATGGATTTGTCAGCTTCAAGCTCAACATCTGACTGCAGCTTAAACTCTTATGATGGGAATTCATCAAACATTTTGCAGTTCAACAATTTTCACAAAAGCCCATAATTTCAGTTGTAGCTCCTCACTGTCACTTAAGTGCAATATTAACAGAGTTTGCAAAGCATTTCGACTTAGTTACACTGGAAAAATTAATCTTCTCCAATTATTGTCAGAGGGTACACAAaaacaatttttgaaaattccACCCTTGTTGTACACTCTCAGTTCTTTTCCACGAGTTCCAGTCTTCAACCGAGCATCATGTTGCTCTTCATTTCTTAGAACCATAAGAATAATAGATCTATCCCCATTCGGCACATTTACTTACGCTATTACAAACAGTTATATAAGACTATAAGGcctaaataagaaacaaaagaatggtaCAGCATACCAAAAATGTCAATGCCCAGTTGCTCATATAGTGGACTGAAGAAACCATCAACAAACTGAACAAACCACCATGTGACAAAAAACGTAACAGCAACAGGGAAGAGTACCACACTGCAATTCAAATTCTGGGATGATTAGGCTCAAGACTGTTAGAAAACTGAGAAATAATAAAATGAAACAGCAAACTAGTTACCATCCAGTCATGAACTTCTTCGAAACCCAACTTTGAAGGAAGAAACAGCAAGcctgaaaaaatgaagaaaatcatgagataaGACATCCAAAAGAATTTTGTAAACATACAGATGCATCAGCTCAGACTCTTTCATGCCGAAAGGATGCTTGACAAAAGATGCAATGGTTGAAATTGCTATTTATTGTATAACTTCAAACACATATTCTAATACTTTTGGCAGTGATAAGTATGCCATGTGATTGAGAGGTGCCCTAAATTTCAGAAAGTGATTCAGTTAAAGACACATAGATATAGaatgaaattatcaaattttAGTAAAGGAATCTTTAGCCAAAAAACTAGTTCAATCGGAGTAACTGTAGCACTATTGCAAGGTATTTATAATGAACAAAAgatgcaacaaatgactaaCTTAGATTCaccaatatttaaaaaaaaaaaaaaaagagtggcaTTCGGTCACAAACAAAGCAATGCGTTGCTCTCATTTACTTCACAGAATTGTATTTATCATCataacatcatcatcatcagagGGTATGAAAAAGGATGGACAAAGAGCCATTCTGATTTCTGCAAGTGTACATATTCTCTCTTATGTTTGAAACATTCAAGGAGCCAAAAATGGTATTCAGATGCTGGCAGCTTGAAAATGCTTATAGTACAGAAAATGAAGACAAGATCATTTCCCAAGCTCACACTCATCAAAGAAAACGCAATTATCCAACCTCAGACCATCCCATTTGCAGCAACCCTCAAAGAATAATGCCAAAATAGAACTTCATCACAATGAAAAGATGCTCATTTTACAGAACTTCATCTGCCAGGACGATGGTTGCATCATCTGACCACAACACCTAGAAGAGTTGCT
This window encodes:
- the LOC113702473 gene encoding protein LIKE COV 2; protein product: MADEKDATSVPLSQSVDEEDPENPVKSSPNSSNSSTRKACCFFLQSWVSKKFMTGCVVLFPVAVTFFVTWWFVQFVDGFFSPLYEQLGIDIFGLGFVTSLVFVFLVGVFVSSWLGATVFWIGEWIIKRMPFVKHIYSASKQISAAISPDQNTTAFKEVAIIRHPRVGEYAFGFITSTVLLQRDDGDEELCSVFVPTNHLYLGDILLVNSKDVIRPNLSIREGIEIIVSGGMTMPQRISPADRVARQNERIPLNRIV